One Littorina saxatilis isolate snail1 linkage group LG10, US_GU_Lsax_2.0, whole genome shotgun sequence DNA window includes the following coding sequences:
- the LOC138978801 gene encoding caspase drICE-like, giving the protein MARMDRGFDEAMRKSLTNNRVNLVKNLTNVEGIMDHLVQGGVFPDPEMILFKVRRMDQVRKLIDDLPRRPARDYWTFLKCLYYDAIGQGHIAEDILKKYEEAGGTVRDGDLMKMRHDYLQQQQQQQQHVQWLHQPDMVTEQARLQQNANQSQQQQTHMQQQPPPWLQSQQEQSRDQQPEDIRVNQNSTIQHWRSEAGNMVTSASGDTMDAMAGNVGHTEGGAEVDDGGGGDSRSVGPMDETPAPIPASGDGLNNSSSRSNTEQHAINSSLRYKMDSNPRGSALIIDNHDFDHFKHRVGTDMDSQRLKHLFQDNLQFEVETKRNLSAQEMLTTLSSFCTQLTEQENKVDGCMVAILTHGGAGDVLYGKDGNTEQLSSDCVSPKRGTFITVQELQSIFGGHHCCGMRDKPKLFIIQACRGDMEDTPAGQRPCHRDIQPMACLSQIRMQHDYADMVFLYATVANFVAYRQVFIQILVDVFEEFAETKHLLELQTMISGRMTERVIENQIFTIPEARSTLTKFWFLISPPSSQ; this is encoded by the exons TTCAAGGTCCGCCGCATGGATCAAGTTCGTAAACTCATTGATGATCTACCCAGGAGGCCGGCCAGAGACTACTGGACATTTCTGAAATGTCTCTACTACGATGCTATAGGCCAAGGGCACATTGCTGAAGACATTTTAAA AAAATATGAAGAAGCTGGTGGCACCGTCCGTGACGGAGATCTCATGAAAATGCGACACGACTACcttcaacagcagcaacaacaacagcagcatgtACAATGGCTGCATCAACCAGATATGGTTACTGAACAAGCTCGCCTTCAGCAGAATGCTAATCAATCACAGCAGCAACAAACACATATGcagcaacaaccaccacctTGGTTACAGTCACAACAGGAGCAAAGTCGAGATCAACAACCTGAAGACATAAGAGTGAATCAAAA CAGCACAATCCAACACTGGAGGTCAGAAGCAGGTAACATGGTGACATCTGCTTCCGGTGACACAATGGATGCTATGGCAGGAAATGTAGGTCACACAGAAGGAGGCGCTGAAGTTGATGATGGTGGGGGTGGTGATAGTAGGAGCGTTGGACCCATGGATGAAACTCCAGCACCAATCCCTGCCAGCGGTGATG GGTTGAACAACTCATCCTCCCGCTCCAACACAGAGCAGCATGCTATTAACAGCAGCTTG AGGTATAAAATGGATTCGAACCCCAGGGGATCAGCTTTGATCATTGACAATCATGATTTTGACCACTTTAAGCATCGTGTCGGGACGGACATGGACTCTCAGAGGCTGAAACATTTGTTTCAAGACAATCTGCAGTTTGAAGTGGAGACCAAGAGAAACCTTTCGGCACAG GAAATGCTGACAACCCTGAGTAGCTTCTGCACACAACTGACGGAACAAGAGAACAAGGTGGATGGATGCATGGTTGCAATTCTCACCCACGGAGGAGCAGGGGACGTGTTGTATGGCAAGGACGGAAATACGGAACAGCTGAGCAGTGATTGTGTCAGCCCAAAACGCGGGACCTTCATTACTGTCCAGGAGCTGCAGAGCATATTTGGTGGCCACCATTGTTGTGGAATGAGGGACAAGCCCAAGCTGTTCATCATTCAGGCTTGCAGGGGAG ATATGGAGGACACGCCAGCTGGACAGAGACCGTGCCATCGCGATATACAGCCAATGGCCTGTCTCAGTCAAATCCGCATGCAGCATGACTACGCAGACATGGTATTCCTGTACGCTACAGTTGCAA aTTTTGTGGCTTACAGACAAGTCTTCATTCAAATTCTGGTTGACGTTTTTGAAGAATTTGCAGAAACCAAGCATCTATTGGAACTGCAAACTATG ATCAGTGgaaggatgacagagagagTCATTGAAAATCAAATCTTCACCATCCCAGAGGCAAGATCCACCCTGACCAAGTTCTGGTTTCTTATCTCCCCACCATCTTCACAATGA